A genome region from Triticum aestivum cultivar Chinese Spring chromosome 2B, IWGSC CS RefSeq v2.1, whole genome shotgun sequence includes the following:
- the LOC123046839 gene encoding zinc finger BED domain-containing protein RICESLEEPER 1: MEMEHAVIQQQIVEYPEEHEVEVDVDNIMKTEVAYGSGVHSTAFRYKHKKRSKVWEEYKPIFLNGKVQFAECLYCHNRLSCKDSNGTSHLWRHQKICPAKSEAAAAGEGQQKDSYFPYVLVNGDGPVSPIDPVNQIISETLEDIGSATPSRFKSKVWKEFTPIYVEGKLQAADCIHCQKRLSANKFGGRSHLSRHLLTCPGRLESLHNQHKFLFEPSSAPSFNSRVNDELSPALTNGKVQISEYANKLPRTSTSGDTIPIVQPIQMLPAHPPPTSDGASLKKQRTSFTNISTDKGAGKFCQETSYQELAKMIILHAYPFSVVEHEEMRRVIKNLNPMVGMVSHNDMKDHCTALFQKEKVNIKDVLTLSSRRVSLSASIWTPDGPEPTVNYLCLTAHFVGDDWKVHRVIIKFGMFWSSPTNLERIIHCKEASVPESESGSYNVMWDAIRDWNLDQKILSLTSVGDVRNNANTAKLKEMLIEKKCLPIRGKLYNIACLDDILNSVVSAGQADILRFVGDAVMEFFVAHASSPSAQQQLLEVISQMSLKCPQEDAKWWHKFYFRLEVLLHFKKSFPSEEVLNLEDMNVAESICKILRTFYRVIEVISCPGSVTANIYFNEVWKVRTVLQEEASNGNGEFSRMVMEMQEAFHGYWQNSYLWLSIPVVLDPRFKIGFIEFRLKRAFGTNFESYLSDIRETVRELFNEYCNPTDLPSAASNSSALDVDNDLLEDWDQHLNEQASCQISTELDDYLEEGLVPRKDEFDILNWWMNHTTKYPTLAAMAQDILAMPASAVQSEAAFSSSGPVIPKHYSTLNIKTIEALVCARDWMR; this comes from the exons ATGGAGATGGAGCATGCTGTGATCCAGCAGCAGATCGTGGAGTATCCCGAGGAGCATGAGGTGGAGGTGGACGTGGACAACATCATGAAGACGGAGGTGGCGTACGGTTCCGGGGTTCACAGCACCGCGTTCAGGTACAAGCACAAGAAGAGGTCCAAGGTCTGGGAGGAGTACAAGCCCATCTTCCTCAACGGCAAGGTCCAGTTCGCCGAGTGCCTCTACTGCCACAACCGGCTCAGCTGCAAGGACTCCAACGGCACGAGCCACCTGTGGCGGCACCAGAAGATCTGCCCGGCCAagtcggaggcggcggcggcgggtgaggggcaaCAGAAGGATTCCTACTTCCCCTATG TTTTGGTGAATGGAGACGGCCCAGTTTCACCAATTGACCCGGTCAATCAGATTATTTCGGAGACGCTTGAGGACATCGGCTCAGCAACTCCCAGCAGATTCAAGTCGAAGGTGTGGAAGGAGTTTACGCCCATTTATGTCGAGGGGAAACTCCAGGCTGCAGATTGCATTCACTGCCAAAAACGTCTCAGCGCAAATAAGTTTGGAGGGAGAAGCCATCTTAGTCGACATCTCCTAACCTGTCCAGGACGGCTTGAAAGTCTCCACAATCAACATAAGTTTTTGTTTGAGCCTTCGAGTGCACCTAGTTTCAACTCCAGGGTGAATGATGAGCTCTCGCCTGCCTTGACAAATGGGAAGGTTCAGATTTCAGAATACGCTAACAAGCTCCCCAGGACTAGTACCTCTGGTGACACCATCCCCATAGTCCAGCCCATTCAAATGCTGCCAGCACACCCACCACCAACATCAGATGGTGCAAGCCTGAAGAAACAGAGGACCTCATTTACGAACATTTCAACTGACAAGGGCGCCGGGAAGTTTTGTCAAGAAACATCTTACCAAGAGCTAGCCAAAATGATAATTCTACATGCTTATCCTTTTTCAGTTGTGGAGCATGAAGAAATGAGAAGAGTTATAAAGAATCTCAACCCTATGGTTGGCATGGTTTCTCATAATGATATGAAAGATCATTGCACTGCTTTATTTCAGAAGGAAAAGGTAAATATTAAGGATGTACTTACACTTTCCTCCCGACGTGTGTCTCTGTCAGCAAGCATCTGGACTCCTGATGGACCTGAGCCAACAGTAAATTACCTCTGTTTGACAGCACATTTTGTTGGTGATGACTGGAAAGTTCACAGAGTAATAATCAAATTTGGCATGTTTTGGTCCTCACCTACTAATTTGGAAAGGATAATACACTGCAAGGAGGCTTCTGTCCCGGAGTCTGAAAGTGGATCGTACAATGTCATGTGGGATGCAATTAGAGACTGGAATCTTGATCAGAAGATTTTGAGCTTGACTTCTGTTGGTGATGTTAGGAACAATGCAAATACCGCTAAGCTAAAGGAAATGCTCATAGAAAAGAAGTGCCTTCCTATTCGAGGCAAGCTATACAACATTGCTTGTCTGGACGACATCTTAAATAGTGTTGTTTCCGCAGGGCAAGCAGATATACTTCGCTTTGTTGGTGACGCAGTAATGGAATTTTTTGTGGCACATGCATCTTCACCTTCAGCCCAACAACAGCTTCTGGAAGTCATTTCACAGATGAGTTTGAAGTGTCCACAAGAAGATGCCAAGTGGTGGCACAAATTTTATTTTAGGCTTGAAGTTCTTTTGCATTTCAAGAAGTCATTTCCTTCTGAAGAAGTGCTGAATCTAGAAGATATGAATGTTGCTGAGTCTATTTGCAAGATTTTGAGGACGTTTTATCGTGTCATTGAAGTAATATCTTGCCCTGGCTCTGTCACAGCAAATATATACTTTAATGAGGTTTGGAAAGTGCGGACGGTGTTGCAAGAAGAAGCATCAAATGGTAATGGAGAATTTTCTAGAATGGTTATGGAGATGCAGGAAGCGTTCCATGGGTATTGGCAAAATTCATACTTGTGGTTGTCAATACCTGTTGTTCTGGATCCTAGATTTAAAATCGGTTTCATTGAGTTTCGTCTGAAGCGAGCTTTTGGCACAAATTTCGAGAGCTACTTATCTGACATACGCGAAACAGTCCGTGAACTCTTTAATGAATACTGCAACCCTACAGATCTGCCAAGCGCAGCTTCAAATAGTTCAGCTTTGGATGTGGATAATGATTTATTGGAAGATTGGGATCAGCATCTCAATGAACAAGCGAGTTGTCAGATATCTACAGAACTTGATGACTACCTCGAAGAGGGTCTAGTTCCAAGAAAGGATGAGTTTGACATTCTAAACTGGTGGATGAATCATACCACAAAGTACCCAACGCTAGCAGCTATGGCACAGGACATATTAGCTATGCCAGCTTCTGCTGTCCAATCTGAAGCAGCATTCAGCAGCAGCGGACCCGTAATTCCAAAGCACTACAGCACATTGAACATCAAGACTATTGAAGCGCTTGTGTGTGCTCGAGACTGGATGAGATAA